From the genome of Suricata suricatta isolate VVHF042 chromosome 3, meerkat_22Aug2017_6uvM2_HiC, whole genome shotgun sequence, one region includes:
- the ICA1L gene encoding islet cell autoantigen 1-like protein, translating to MNPASTSKCHFMDSFGQPRPEDNQSVVSRMQKKYWKTKQVFIKATGKKEDEHVVASDAELDAKLEVFHSIQETCTELLKIVEKYQLRLNVISEEENELGLFLKFQAERDTTQAGKMMDATGKALCSSAKQRLALYTPLSRLKQEVATFSQRAVSDTLMTINRMEQARTEYRGALLWMKDVSQELDPDTLKQMEKFRKV from the exons ATGAATCCTGCTTCCACTTCCAAATG tcACTTCATGGATTCCTTTGGGCAACCTAGACCGGAAGATAACCAGTCAGTAGTTAGCAGAATGCAAAAGAAATACTGGAAAACTAAACAGGTCTTTATCAAAGCAACAGGAAAAAAGGAGGATGAGCATGTGGTGGCATCTGATGCTGAACTGGATGCTAAACTCGAG gtTTTTCACTCCATTCAAGAGACATGCACTGAACTTCTGAAGATAGTTGAGAAATATCAACTAAGACTTAATG TCAtatcagaggaagaaaatgaactggggctctttttaaagtttcaagcAGAACGGGATACAACACAAGCTGGTAAAATGATGGATGCTACTGGGAAGGCACTCTGTTCTTCAGCCAAGCAAAG ATTGGCCCTGTATACTCCTTTGTCTCGTCTTAAGCAAGAAGTGGCAACATTCAGTCAAAGAGCAGTATCTGATACCTTGATGACAATTAATCGGATGGAGCAAGCACGCACAGAATACAGAGGAGCTCTGCTGTGGATGAAAGATGTATCCCAAGAATTAGACCCAGACACCCTAAAGCAAATGGAAAAGTTCCGAAAAGTATGA